GCAGAATAAGCATTATGTGGGGCAGGTGTCCTCGGAACAAACAGATTGAGGTCGTCTGAAAACAATGAATAAATTAAATATCCTTTTGTTGGTCTTGGTATCGGTATCTGCTTTTGCGGTGGTCACTGTGCAAGACCAATCACGTTTGCACTTCATCGCTTTGGATAAAGCGCAAAAGCAGGAAATTAAGCTTGATCAGGACTATGCACGCTTGAAATTGGATCAGGCGCGGCTGGCGAACCACAAGCTGATTAAGGTGGCGGCTGAGAAGCAACGCCTCAAACCGCCCGGCGCTGATAATACCGTGATGGTGGAACGAAAAAAATAATATAGCCGGCTTATCCGGTACTGCAAATTGGTGCCGTTAGATAAAGACACGGTTCGGGTGATTATGAATTGAGATGTTAAGATGTTGATTAAAAACGAATATAAACCGAGCATGCTGCCCAAGGCAGCCAAAGCTAAAAAACCCATCACCAGTGATGGGCGGATTTCTTTGGTGTTGTGGCTGATTGCGGCTGCGTTTGTCGGACTGCTGGCTCGCGGCATCTATTTGCAAACCACGCAGCATGAATTTTTGAAAAATCAGGGCGATCAGCGTTTTGTCCGTACCCTGACTTTACCTGCGTCGCGCGGCATGATTACGGACCGTAACGGTGCGACTTTGGCGTTGAGTGCACCGACTGAATCTTTGTATGCCATGCCTTCCGGTATGGAAGAAATGCCGACTGCCGAACAGATGGCTAAGTTGGCGGCTATTGTTGAGTTGCCTGTTGAGGCATTGCAGGAAAAATTGGTGAAAAAAGATAAAGATTTTATTTATCTGAAGCGTCAACTCAGCCAAGAAAAAGCGGAAGAAATTAAAGCTTTGGGCATTAAAGGCTTGGCATTCCAAAAAGAGCTGAAACGCCATTATCCGATGGGTAACCTGTTCGCACACGTTATCGGTTTCACCAATATCGACGGCAAAGGACAGGAAGGCTTGGAATTGTCGCGAGAAGACAGTCTGCATGGTGCTGACGGCGCGAAAGTGGTTTTGCGCGACAATAAAGGCAATATCGTCGATAGTTTGGATTCTCCGCGCAACAGCGATCCG
Above is a window of Neisseria mucosa DNA encoding:
- the ftsL gene encoding cell division protein FtsL; this encodes MNKLNILLLVLVSVSAFAVVTVQDQSRLHFIALDKAQKQEIKLDQDYARLKLDQARLANHKLIKVAAEKQRLKPPGADNTVMVERKK